The Anas platyrhynchos isolate ZD024472 breed Pekin duck chromosome 32, IASCAAS_PekinDuck_T2T, whole genome shotgun sequence genomic sequence gcagcagagagagggGCAGGTGACCAGAAGGAGCTGGATTCGGGCACCTCATGGCCATGCCCTGCAGTGCAGACGCCTTCCCCTGGAGCAGCCCCTCCCTGGCCTCCtctcccccctgcagcccatgggctgtggggcaggcatggccagcacagcaggcagagcccagaTGAGGAGAAACTCCCAAGCTCCTTCTGGCTCAGTACCAAGGTgccccaaggagaagacacctccatGCTAAGGtcatgtctgtgctgctggatgGCTGTCTGTGGGCACCTGGAGTGAGGCCTCTGCACCCCTAGCTAGGAGGGAAGGGCTGAGTTTGTGGTCCGGCACCCAGAGACAAGGTGAGGATTCTGCCAAGCTCCATTTGGACTGGgacttctctgctctcagctgcctccagtttcttctcagggaaacacctgagcatGATGGTAGTCCTAATCATTACAGGGGTAACtactagaaaataaagcaaagaaaatcctACTTTGCTTTGCACTGTGGTCGGAGATGTTTGCAAGAGTACTGCAAAGCTCAATGATCTGAGAGGTGGACTGAACCTGTTTCCCCTATGTCCCTTTTTCCCTCGTGCTGCACAGTAGGAAGGACTCCTCTAGAGCCCAAAgcagctcccagtgcctccctcagtcaacaccagctgcagctcaagcaagagagctgcagaacagTTCTCGTGCTAAGATAGAGTCTCAGTTTGGGGGTGCTATAAGACTTGCATTAAGTTTTCCTCAGAGAATTCTGTTCTAACTTTGTTTTGCCTTCTCCTCTTCAACAGACAGCCTTGTCAAAGTCAGAGAATgaccaacagcagctctgtgagtgagttcctcctcctgccattcgcagacacacgccagctgcagctcctgcacttcaggctcttcctgggcatctacctggctgccctcctgggcaacggtctcatcctcactgctgtaGCCTGCAActaccacctccacacccccatgtacttcttcctcctaaACCTTGCCCTCCTCGATCTGGGCTCCATCTCTACTagtgtccccaaagccatggcaaATTCCCTGTGGGACATCAGGACCATTTCCTatgaaggatgtgctgcacaagtcctctttttcttattcttttttggtgcagaattttatcttctcaccatcatgtcctatgaccgctatgttgccatctgcaaacccctgcactacgggagcctcctgggcagcagagcttgtgcccagatggcaacagctgcctggggcagtggctttctcaatgctgtgctgcacacggccaatacattttccctgcccctctgccaaggtaatgccctggaccagttcttctgtgaaatcccccagatcctcaagctcttctgctcagatgcctacctcagggaagtttgGACACTTCTGTTTAGTATTTCCTTAGCattagtttgttttgtcttcattgTGCTGtactatgtgcagatcttcaaggctgtgctgaggatgccctctgagcaaggccggcacaaagccttttccacgtgcctccctcacctggctgtggtctccctgtttctcagtaccatcatgtttgcctacctgaaaccCCTCTCACTCTCCTCCCCAACTCTAAATCTCATGGTGTTgcttctgtactcggtggtgcctccagcagtgaaccccctcatctacagcatgaggaataagGTGCTCAAGGATGCAGTCTGGAAATTCTTGGAATACATCCTTCTTCAAATCAATAATGTGCCTTAAAGTTCCTactttatttcagaaactgaggaaaaccttttgttttctttaatactcctttgttttctcttattgcagttttcttccatttcttgctTTGATCTACAGAAGCTTATTCTTAGCCTCCTACCtgttattttgttctttactttGAGACAATCATCATATGGAGCTATGATTGGGCCTCTTCTATAGatacagacaaaaaagaagCCACGAGAACTTCATTGGTCTCAGCTCCTGTTTGCTTCCAcctgctctggagctgggggagcaacCATAGCatgcaggaggggctcagggcccagaacccagctgccacatggaggagtgttgtggtttaacacaGTCAACAAATAAACACCACATAACCTTTTGCtcaccctttctcctccctctccgTGAAGGAGgggagaaacgggaaagtgaagcctgtgggttgagataaagacaggttattaagacaggaaaataataataataataataataataataataataataataataataataataataataataataacaacaacaacaataataataataatagtagtgcTACTACTagtaatgtgtacgaaacaagtgatgcaaaatgcaattgctcaccacctgccgattgatgcccagcctaactcTGAGCaacctgccccccacccccgctAGCTACCCTTATATATTGTTTAGTatgacgtcagatgggatggaatacccctttggccagtttgggtcagctgtccggggtctgtcatccaacctaaacctcccctttCGTCCATTCCCCTtcatcctatcaccaggcaTGTCAGAGAATAGACagatccccaccttgctacagccttcTGTAGAGTACCTAACGaaagtgataaggtcgcccctgagccttctccgctccaggctaaacaacaccagctccctcagccattccttgtaagacttgttctccagacccctcaccagcttcatttcccttctctggactcgcttgagcacctcaatgtccttcctgtagtgaggggcccaaaactgaacacagtactcaaggtgtggcctcactagAGCTGAgtacaatcacttccctagtcctgctggccacactgtttctgatacaagccaggatgccgttggccttcttggccacctgagcacactgccggctcatattcagccaactatcaaccaatactcccaggtccttctccgccaggcagctttccaaccactcatctcccagcctgtagctcagcttggggttattgctccccaggtgcaggacccggcacttggtcttgttgaacttcatgcagttgacctcagcccatcggtgcagcctatccagatcctcctgcagagccttcctaccctcgagcagatcgacacacacccCTAACGTggtgtcatctgaaaacttactgagggtacactcgatcccctcatccagatcattgataaaaatggCCCTAATACTGGGCCCTGGGGGCGCCATTAGAGACCAGCCACcgactggatttaactccatttaccataactctttgggcctggctgagaacttttaacccaacgaagcatatGACAGCCAACGCCataagcagccagtttcttgaggagaatgctgtgggaaacggtgtcaaaagccttactgaagtcaaggtagacaacagccacagcctttccctcatccactaagcacaagactttgtcatagaaggagatcaggttcattaagcaagacctgcctttcataaatccatgctgactgggcctaaTCACCTTGTTGCTATGTAAGTTCcacatgatgacactcaagaaaATGTGTTCCATGAGCTTCTCTGGTACTGAagtcaaactaacaggcctatagtttcccgaTTTTActctctggcccttcttgtagatgggcgtcacatttgctagcatCTGgaacctcccctgatagccaggactgctgataaatgatggagagtggcttaGTCTGCTCTTCTGCCAGTTGGAtattaggttggatattaggaaaaagttctttactgagagggttgttaggcattggaatgggctggcTGGGAAAgtagtggagtcaccatccctggaggtatttaaaaaacGTTTCAATTTAGAGCTTAGTAAaatggtttagtggaagacttgttagtgttaggtcagaggttggacttggtgatcttggaggtgtcttccaacctagatgcttctgtgattctgtgaatcccAACTCCTGTGGGCTTGTGTGAGGCATGGGAAACAGCTGAGCCCCCTCCTAGCTTCTGGACTGCAAAGAATGAGATGCCTTGCTTGACTCAGCTGAAACTcttccctcaggaggggagatGGAGATCCCTCTCTGTCCTTGGATGGCTGTCCTGCCTAAAACCAGGGCACAGAAAGGTGATTCCTGGGCCACATACTT encodes the following:
- the LOC140000426 gene encoding olfactory receptor 14C36-like yields the protein MTNSSSVSEFLLLPFADTRQLQLLHFRLFLGIYLAALLGNGLILTAVACNYHLHTPMYFFLLNLALLDLGSISTSVPKAMANSLWDIRTISYEGCAAQVLFFLFFFGAEFYLLTIMSYDRYVAICKPLHYGSLLGSRACAQMATAAWGSGFLNAVLHTANTFSLPLCQGNALDQFFCEIPQILKLFCSDAYLREVWTLLFSISLALVCFVFIVLYYVQIFKAVLRMPSEQGRHKAFSTCLPHLAVVSLFLSTIMFAYLKPLSLSSPTLNLMVLLLYSVVPPAVNPLIYSMRNKVLKDAVWKFLEYILLQINNVP